One stretch of Bos indicus x Bos taurus breed Angus x Brahman F1 hybrid chromosome 22, Bos_hybrid_MaternalHap_v2.0, whole genome shotgun sequence DNA includes these proteins:
- the LOC113880389 gene encoding uncharacterized protein LOC113880389, with product MATGFLGVGFVCLRMKTSDSSHRSSCNMRLFSRSCRPLPREGKGKGVGWPWCSLPSEAGARAAASEGQAQGPPGATVTLRGQRSSGAQRPGSRWRPCLARAGSAGPVTPSLGGSLVVLACMAPGTLCNEVEAWGPCGGQQQAALPPLASFKPHVSLSREGLVLVVPPGPHPNTGLKRGWALPAIIPLMLGGSGRRILPFSRAFCPEHLHWCLGVPAPRCGSETSWTLAAGSPHPSQPALCRTLVSTTATELHVSAWSWCSPTALCAAAGGEHVAWALIRASDNEEGNLESDAFPSQCPATLDAPLPFTPSPGSFPFRSHSLWKRHACPPGV from the coding sequence ATGGCCACTGGGTTTCTGGGTGTTGGGTTTGTCTGTCTTAGAATGAAAACCTCAGACAGCAGTCATAGAAGCTCTTGCAACATGAGATTGTTTTCACGTTCATGCAGACCgcttcctagagaaggaaagggcaaaggGGTTGGGTGGCCTTGGTGCTCTTTGCCCTCGGAGGCGGGAGCTAGAGCTGCTGCATCTGAGGGCCAAGCTCAGGGTCCCCCTGGGGCCACTGTGACGCTGCGGGGCCAGCGCAGCTCTGGGGCCCAGCGGCCCGGGAGCAGGTGGAGGCCATGCCTGGCGCGAGCTGGGTCCGCGGGGCCTGTGACCCCGTCTCTTGGAGGTAGCCTCGTGGTCCTCGCCTGCATGGCCCCAGGAACTCTCTGCAATGAGGTGGAGGCTTGGGGTCCATGTGGCGGGCAGCAGCAGGCTGCCCTGCCACCTTTGGCTTCCTTCAAGCCTCACGTTTCTCTTTCCAGAGAGGGGTTGGTCCTTGTTGTCCCTCCTGGGCCCCATCCTAACACAGGTCTGAAGCGGGGCTGGGCTTTACCGGCGATCATCCCCCTGATGCTTGGTGGATCTGGACGAAGAATCCTGCCTTTCTCTAGGGCTTTCTGCCCTGAGCACCTGCACTGGTGCCTAGGGGTCCCTGCCCCACGCTGTGGTTCAGAGACTTCCTGGACGCTGGCTGCCGGGAGCCCGCATCCTTCCCAACCTGCCCTTTGCAGAACTCTGGTCAGCACCACGGCCACAGAGCTGCACGTGTCAGCATGGTCTTGGTGTTCGCCGACAGCTTTGTGTGCAGCAGCAGGTGGAGAGCATGTGGCGTGGGCTCTCATCAGAGCATCTGATAATGAGGAGGGAAATCTGGAATCTGATGCTTTTCCTTCCCAGTGTCCAGCCACTCTCGATGCACCCCTACCCTTTACCCCAAGTCCAGGCTCATTTCCCTTCAGATCACACAGCCTGTGGAAGAGGCATGCGTGTCCTCCAGGTGTATAG